The genome window ACGCAACGGGCGATTTGAGACGCTGAAGCTTCCAAGGAAGCGCGATACATCGAAAACGTCGTCACTCGGGAATCGTGCGGCGTATGGCGTTAGCGGGAGTAGCAGCAGTAACCGGGCTACGGCATTCAACAAATACCGTAACGAGATCAAGCAAAATCCGGCCTCGTTTCTGAATTATGTGCGCGCTACGCCGGCACGACAAAACGGTAAATTTGTCGGCTTCCGGCTACAACCGGGCAAACAGCGCGGTGCGCTCAAGGACCTGGGCCTGAAACCGGGCGACATTGTAACTTCGATAAACGGTGTGCAGATTGATGCGCCGGCGAAAGGCATGAAGGCTATGCAGGCGCTGGGTGAAGGCGATTCGGTTAACGTCACCCTGCAGCGCGCCGGACAGGAAATATCACTAAATTTAACCTTGCCGGCATCGGCGCGGTAAGCGGGAGCATAGATGTGGTAGATCGGCTGATATTCAGACAAAGAACATGGAGAAGTGTTTTGCTGGCGCTGTGCCTGATATGGGTAGCGCCACTGTTTGCACAGACTATTACGCTTAATCTTAAAGACGCTGATATCAATGCGCTGATTGGGACAGTTGCAGAAGTGACCGGCAAGAACTTCATTGTTGATCCTCGAGTAAAGGGCAAGGTGACGGTGATCTCGTCACGCCCGATGAACAGCGACGAGGTTTACCAGGTCTTCCTGTCTATCCTCAAGGTGCATGGATTTGCCGCTGTCCCGAGTGGGCAGGTTATAAAAATCCTGCCCGATGTCAGCGCCAAGCAGGACAGCATACCCAATGCCACCGATGCTGAACCGGGCCGGGGCGATGAAATGGTGACACGGGTCATCCAGGTCGATAATGTGGCATCGGCGCAGCTGGTTCCGATTTTACGTCCGCTGGTGCCGCAGCAGGGCCACCTGGCAGCGTATCCAACCACAAATGTATTGATTATCTCTGATCGCGCCGAAAATGTTGCGCGGCTGGTCAATATCATTCGTCGTATCGACAAGGTCAGCGACAGTGAAATCGAGGTTATTCGCCTGGAGCATGCTTCGGCTGCAGAAGTCGTACGTGTGCTGAATGCGATCAGCCGTAGCGGGCCAGGACAGGCCAAGGGCGCCCAGGCTTCAGCGCAGACGCTGGTTGCGGATGAGCGTACCAATAGTGTGCTGCTGGGTGGTGATCGTTCCAGTCGCCTGCGTTTGCGCGCGATAATTTCGCACCTTGACACCCCGCTGGAGCGAGGTGGAAACACCAAGGTTATCTACCTGAAGTACGCCAAGGCAGCTGACCTGGTTGAAACACTGCGTGGAGTCGGCAAGATCCAGGGTGTGAAGACCAAGGGCAAGCCCGCCACGCCGGCCAATATCGACAAGGAACTTGATATTCAGGCGGACGAAGCCACAAATGCTCTCGTTATCACGGCACCTCCGGCGTTGATGCGATCACTGGAGGCTGTCATCAGGCAGCTGGATATCCGCCGCTCGCAAGTCCTGGTCGATGCAATCATTGCTGAAGTCAGTGAGAAGAAGGCACGCGAACTTGGCGTACAGTGGGCCTTTGACGGTACCGGTGGTACAGGCGCGCCGGTTGGTGGAAGCAATTTTGATAATACCGGCGGTATTCCTGCCGCGGCTATCATTAACGGGATTGCAACAAGCACCTTCCCCGGAGTTTCTACCGGATTGCTTTTGGGTGGTGGCAACGTCACAGATGGTGGAAAACTCAAGTGGGGTGCGGTATTGCAGGCACTGGCGGCGGATACCGACGCGAATATCCTTTCAACCCCGTCTATCACGACGCTCGATAATGAAGAAGCTGAAATTGTTGTCGGTCAGAATGTGCCTTTCGTGACGGGTTCATTTTCAAACACGGCAGGAGCCAGCGCCGGAAATACGGTAAACCCTTTTCAGACCATACAGCGCCAGGACGTGGGTATCACACTCAAGGTCAAGCCCCAGATTAATGAGGGTGACGCCATCATGATGGAAATCGAGCAGGAGATATCATCTATATCCCAGAGTGCTGCCGCGAGCGACATTATTACTGACAAGCGTTCCATCAAAACCAATGTACTGATTCAGGACGGTCAGGTGATCGTGCTCGGCGGCCTGATTGAAGACCGGGTAACTGAAACGGAGCAGAAAATTCCGCTGCTTGGTGATCTGCCGATACTCGGTGCCCTGTTCCGTTCAACCGGTACCAATCATGACAAGGCCAACCTGATGGTGTTTATACGCCCGGTAATACTGCGTAATGCCTCGGATACAGATCGCCATTCTGCGGGCAAGTACAACTTGTTGCGTGCGCGCCAGTTCCAGTTGCATGATGAGAAGGTACCGCTGATACCGGGAGCGCTGATGCCAAGGTTGCCGGAATTCGACAAACTTCTGGAGTTGCCGCCACCGTTTGAACCTTCCGGTGACGACAAGCCGGCAGCCGGTACCAGTGGTCCGGATCAAGATGGCTGAAGCAGAATCCGGTAACGTGGTTGCTGAAACCGTCGCTGGGGCAGGTGCTGGCCAGGGGCGACGTCCCGGTTTCAGTTTTGCCAAACGCCATGGTGTCCTGGTATCCGAACTGACAGGCGACCATGCAAGCGTAATGCTGCGACCGGGCGTTGAGCCCAGTGCCCTGATCGAGGTGCGCCGGCTGGTAGGTCGGCCGCTGAAGTTGCAGGAGATCAGCGAGGAGCAGTTCGATGCCTTGCTTGCGACCTCTTACGA of Thiogranum longum contains these proteins:
- the gspD gene encoding type II secretion system secretin GspD; amino-acid sequence: MVDRLIFRQRTWRSVLLALCLIWVAPLFAQTITLNLKDADINALIGTVAEVTGKNFIVDPRVKGKVTVISSRPMNSDEVYQVFLSILKVHGFAAVPSGQVIKILPDVSAKQDSIPNATDAEPGRGDEMVTRVIQVDNVASAQLVPILRPLVPQQGHLAAYPTTNVLIISDRAENVARLVNIIRRIDKVSDSEIEVIRLEHASAAEVVRVLNAISRSGPGQAKGAQASAQTLVADERTNSVLLGGDRSSRLRLRAIISHLDTPLERGGNTKVIYLKYAKAADLVETLRGVGKIQGVKTKGKPATPANIDKELDIQADEATNALVITAPPALMRSLEAVIRQLDIRRSQVLVDAIIAEVSEKKARELGVQWAFDGTGGTGAPVGGSNFDNTGGIPAAAIINGIATSTFPGVSTGLLLGGGNVTDGGKLKWGAVLQALAADTDANILSTPSITTLDNEEAEIVVGQNVPFVTGSFSNTAGASAGNTVNPFQTIQRQDVGITLKVKPQINEGDAIMMEIEQEISSISQSAAASDIITDKRSIKTNVLIQDGQVIVLGGLIEDRVTETEQKIPLLGDLPILGALFRSTGTNHDKANLMVFIRPVILRNASDTDRHSAGKYNLLRARQFQLHDEKVPLIPGALMPRLPEFDKLLELPPPFEPSGDDKPAAGTSGPDQDG